The genomic region CGCCACGTATGGGGTGTATTTGGCGATGGCGAGATGGACGAGCCGGAAAGCATGTCGGCCCTGACCCTGGCTGCCCGTGAAGGCCTGGATAACCTGACCTGGGTGGTCAACTGCAACCTGCAACGGCTCGACGGCCCGGTGCGGGGCAACGGGCGAATTATCGACGAGTTGGAAGCCTTGTTCGCCGGTGCCGGCTGGAACGTGATCAAGCTGGTCTGGGGCTCGGACTGGGATGCCTTGCTGGCCAAGGACACCGACGGCTCGCTGGTACGTACGTTGTCGCAGACCGTGGACGGACAGCTCCAGACCTTCGCCGCCAAGGACGGCGCGTACAACCGCGAACACTTCTTCGGCCAAAGCGAGGCGCTGTCCAAACTGGTTGAAGGCATGAGCGACGAGCAGATCGACCGCCTCAAGCGCGGCGGCCATGACATGGTCAAGATCCATGCCGCCTATCACGCCGCACGCCGGGTCACTGGCAAGCCGACGGTGATCCTGGCCCAGACCAAAAAGGGCTTCGGCATGGGCGAGGCCGGGCAGGGCAAGATGACCACTCACCAGCAGAAGAAGCTCGACCGCGATGCCTTGATCGCCTTCCGCAATCGCTTCCAGTTGCCGCTGTCGGATGAGCAGACCGAGTCCCTGAGCTTCTACAAGCCGGCCGAAGACAGCCTCGAAATGCGCTACTTGCACCAGCGCCGTGCCACCCTCGGCGGGTATGTGCCGAGCCGTAGCCAGCAGGCGCCTGCGGTGAACGTTCCGCCAGTGTCGGGTTACGCTGCGTTTGCTACCCAGGCGAACGGCAAGGAAATGTCCACCACCATGGCCTTTGTGCGCATGCTCACCAACCTGCTCAAGGACAAGGCCCTCGGCCCGCGCATCGTGCCCATCGTCGCCGATGAGGCGCGCACCTTCGGCATGGCCAACCTGTTCAAGCAGATCGGCATCTATTCCAGTGTCGGCCAGCGCTACGAGCCGGAAGACATTGGCTCGATCCTCAGCTACCGCGAGGCCACCGACGGGCAGATCCTTGAAGAAGGCATCAGCGAAGCCAGCGCCATCAGCTCCTGGGTAGCGGCGGCCACCAGCTATTCGGTGCATGGCCTGCGGATGCTGCCGTTTTACATCTACTACTCGATGTTCGGTTTCCAGCGCGTCGGCGACCTGATCTGGGCCGCCGCCGACCAGCGTGCCCGTGGCTTCCTGCTGGGCGCCACCGCCGGGCGCACCACCCTGGGCGGCGAAGGCTTGCAGCACCAGGATGGCAGCAGCCACCTGACCGCTGCCACCGTGCCCAATTGCCGCGCCTACGACCCGGCGTTTGCCGGTGAATTTGCGGTGATCCTCGACCACGGCATGCGCCAGATGCTGGAGCACGATGTGGACGAGTTCTACTACGTGACCCTGATGAACGAAAACTACCCGCAGCCGAGCCTGCCGGAAGGTGTCGAAGCGGCAATCATCAAAGGCATGTACCGGCTTAGCGGGCAGCCCGATGGCAAGGTTCGCTTGCTCGGCTCGGGCACGCTGGTGCGTGAAGCCCAGGCAGCGGCGCAATTGCTGGCGGACGATTGGCAGATTGAAGCTGAAGTCTTCAGTGTCACCAGCTTCAGCGAACTGGCCCGAGACGCCCGGGAAGTGGAACGCTGGAATCGCCTGCATCCGCAACAGCCGGTGCGGCACAGCCATCTGGCGGCCTGTTTGCCAAAGGGCGCGCCGGTGGTGGCGGTTTCTGACTATGTAAGGGCGGTGCCGCAGATGATTGGGTCGTACGTGGATTCGGCGTACACCGTGCTGGGGACGGATGGTTTTGGTCGCAGCGATACCCGGGCGGCATTGCGGGATTTCTTTGAGGTGGACCGGCATCACATTGTGCTGGCGGCACTGACAGCGTTGGTGGAGCAGGGGAGTCTGGAGCGGGGAGTGTGTCAGCAGGCGATCGAGCGGTACGCGTTGCAGACCGATCGCGAGCCGTCTTGGGCCTCCTGAGCGAAGAAGATCAAATGTGGGAGCTGGCTTGCCTGCGATAGCGGCGGGTCAGCTTGCATCTTTTGTGACTGATACACCGCCATCGCAGGCAAGCCAGCTCCCACATTTTTTCGTGGTGCGGCTTAGAGCGTGGCTATCAACGGCGCCCCAAACGACTCCCGCAGAAACCCCGGCGCGATGTACCGCTCGTAATGCGCCTCGGACAACAGAAAAAACTCCCGATCAATCGCATCCCGCAAATCTGCCAGACTTCGCTCGCGAAACTCCGGCAACAGCGCCAACCCATACGCATCCAGCTTCGAAATCACCCGCGCGCCCCGGGCAATCAACTGGTACGCCCAGCAATACGGCGACTGGTGGGGCACAAACCGGATCTTGCGGTCTTCCAGTTGCTGGCGCAAACGCTGCGGGTCCAGCACCTGCAGCTTGCTGGTCATCACCTGCACCAGCAGGTGTTCCAGGCGCAACCACACCGCCTGTTTCTCCTCGGCGTTGTAGCCGTTCCACTGAATCACTTCATGGTGGTAACGCTTGCAACCCCGGCACACCAGGTCTCCGTAGACGGTGGAGCACAGGCCGACGCAGGGTGTCTTGATGGTTTGATTGGGCATAAATAACGACTGCTTTTCTAATCAAGAAAACGTGGGTTCATTTTCAATCCGGGGATGAAAGTGTTAGCGCGTTTTGTCGGTTCTTCTTTGTGGCTGAGCGAGTAAAGATGGTCGCATTCCACACGGAGTACCCATCATGAAAACCACCCTGAAACCCCTGGGATACTGGCTCTGCGCAGTGATGATTGCTGTCGCGAGCAGCGTATCCGCAAGCCCGCCTTCTAACGGAGTTACCGTCATGAACACGCCACTGGTATCGATCGCAGTCCTCAAGGCCAAACCCGGTAAACAACAGGCGCTCAAGGACGGCTTGTTGTCGCTGGTGGAGCCTACGCGGACGGAACCCGGGAACCTTGACTATGTGCTGTTTGAACTGCGGGACGAACCCGGCACGTTCTACATGCGCGAAGCCTTCAAGGACCAGGCGGCACTCGATGCGCATTTTGCGACGCCGTACTTTCAGCGGTTTGCCGCAACGGCGGATGATTTGCTCAGCGAGCCATTGAAGCTGATATTTCTTGAGCAAGTCTCGCACTGAACATTGCCCCTGGGCCGCCGTTCAGCGGCCCAGAGGCCAGGTTGTCAGTCCCAGCTCAGCGCGCCGCCGGTCTGGTACTCGATCACACGGGTCTCAAAGAAATTCTTCTCTTTCTTCAAGTCCATGATTTCGCTCATCCACGGGAACGGGTTGGTGGTGCCTGGGTATTCTTCTTTCAAACCAATCTGCGACAGACGACGGTTGGCGATGAACTTGAGGTAGTCCTCCATCATCGCCGCATTCATCCCCAACACCCCACGTGGCATGGTGTCACGCGCGTATTCGATTTCCAGCTGAGTCCCTTGCAGGATCATCTGGGTCGCTTCTTCCTTCATCTCGGCATCCCACAAATGCGGGTTTTCGATTTTGATCTGGTTGATCACATCGATGCCGAAGTTCAGGTGCATCGACTCATCCCGCAGGATGTACTGGAACTGTTCGGCCACGCCGGTCATTTTGTTGCGACGGCCCATGGACAAAATCTGGGTGAAGCCGCAGTAGAAGAAGATGCCTTCCAGGACGCAGTAGTACGCGACCAGGTTACGCAGCAATTCTTTGTCGGTCTCGACGGTGCCGGTTTCGAACTTCGGATCGGAGATCGAACGGGTGTACTTCAAGCCCCAAGCCGCTTTCTTCGCGACCGATGGAATCTCGTGGTACATGTTGAAGATCTCGCCTTCATCCATGGCCAGCGATTCGATGCAGTACTGGTAGGCGTGGGTGTGGATCGCTTCTTCGAAGGCCTGGCGCAGGATGTACTGGCGGCACTCCGGGTTGGTGATCAGGCGGTAAACAGCCAGTACCAGGTTGTTGGCAACCAGGGAGTCAGCGGTGGAGAAGAAGCCGAGGTTGCGCATCACGATGCGGCGTTCGTCGTCGGTCAGGCCTTCAGGGTTTTTCCACAGCGCGATGTCGGCGGTCATGTTGACCTCTTGCGGCATCCAGTGGTTGGCGCAGCCGTCGAGGTACTTCTGCCAGGCCCAGTCGTACTTGAACGGCACGAGTTGGTTGAGGTCGGCGCGGCAGTTGATCATGCGCTTTTCGTCAACGGCGACGCGGGCGGCGGAACCTTCCAGCTCGGCGAGGCCTTCGGCGACGTCGAGTTTGTCGAGGGCGGCCTTGGCGCGGATGATCGCGGCGGAGTCGCTGGCGGTCACGTTACGTGCTTCAAGGGCAGCGGCAGCGCCGGCACCGTCGAGGCGATCCATGTTGGCTTCGGTGGCGTGGCCGGCGTTGGCGCCTCGGATGACTACGTCACCGGTGTCTGGTTGATCTGCTTCATCCCAACTCAGCATTGAATTGCTCCTTCGTGGTCCGTTTGACGGCGTGGGCTTCGATTCACCCAGCGTGTTCAAAAATGTGCGTTTTGCAGGCTTCAAGGCATTGAAATACAGCTCACAGTGTGGTCGGCATTCAGCGTTCTTGCACACTATGTAGTGGTTGTCTGTGTTTGTGGGCACACTATATGGGGTGTAACAACGATGGTCAACGCACAAGATGTACGGTCTTGAGTGGCTGGCATGACGTGGGTCAGCTATAAAGGCCGGGATCATTGACTCCAATCAGGACCTCAAGGGAATGAACAATCTGCTGATCCGCGCCGCCCGTCTGGAAGACGCCGAGGGCATTTTCCAGGTGCATAAAAACTCCGTCGAAAACCTCTGCAACGCCGATTACGGCCCGGACCAGATCAACATGTGGCTCGACGGCCGCTCGCCCGAGACCTATCGCGAAGCGATCATCGCCGGCAACTTCTGGCTGGCCTGCACCGATACGCTTCAGGGCTTCGTGGAAATCGACGGCCATGAAGTCAGCAAACTGTTTGTCCGGGGTGAAGCCGCGGGGCAGGGCGTTGGTGCCCGATTGCTGCGCGAGGCCCTTCAGCATATTGAAGCCGCCGGCCATCCCAAGGCGTACCTCGAAGCAACCCTCACCGCCGAAAAATTCTACGCTGCTTTCGGCTTTCGCAAGATTGGCGAGGGCACCTTCAGCCGGGGCAACAGTCCGGTCTCCATTGAGATCATCAAGATGGAGCGTGCTTTCCAGGGGGCATGAGAAAAACTCACACCCCCATGACTTTTAATGGTTACGGCCGCCACCCGGGCCAGTGCTAAAAATTCGCCAACCAGCTCCCCATAACAAAAAAGAGCGTTTGCGAAATGAAAGCACTTGATCTGTACATCGGCGAAGGCTTCGAAGGCCCAGGCGTCAATGCTGCCCACATCAACATCCTGATCGGCCCACGCAACGGCCCGGCCGGCCAGGCGTTCGCCACCAGCCTCGCATCGCCAAGCCAGGGCCATTGCCCGTTCATGGTGATTGCCCAGCCGAACATGCCGGTCAAACCCATGACCCTCTACGTCAACAAGGCCGCCATCGGCAGCGACTTGCACGGCAATGCCACCTGGGGCGCGTCCCAGGCCGGGATCGCCAAGGCGGTGCTCGAAGCCTTGCTCGACGGCACCCTGCCGCCGGAAGCCGAGGACGAGTGGGCCATCGTCACCGCCAATTGGGTCAACTCGGCCTGCGATGACCTGGATGCGGTCTACCTGAACAACTACAACGCCTGCCGCACCGCGATCCGCGCCGCCCTCACAGGCTTGCCCCACACCGCGCAACTGGCAGACGTGGTCAACCACATCAGCAACCCTTTCTACGCGCCAAAAGCCTGAGGACACCCCCATGCAATACATTCGTTTGGGCAACTCCGGCCTGCAAGTCTCGCGCCTGTGCCTGGGCACCATGAACATGGGCACCCCGGACTGGAAACCGTGGATCTTCGATGAGAAGCAAAGCGAACCCATCGTCGCCCACGCCCTGGACAACGGCGTCAACTTCATCGACCTGGCAGACTTCTATTCCGCAGGCGTCGGCGAAGAAGTGGTAGGGCGCATCCTCAAGCGCGTTGCGCGCCGTGAAGACATCGTGGTCACCACCAAGGTCGGCTACGGCACCCGCAGCGGCATCAACGCCAGCGGCCATTCGCGCAAGCACATCATGGACAGCATCGACGCCTCCCTGAGTCGCCTGGGCATGGATTACGTCGACGTGTTCATGCTGCATTACTTCGACGTGAACACCCCGGTGGAAGAAACCATGGGCGCCCTCAACGACATCGTGCGTTCCGGCAAGGCGCGCTACATCGGCGTATCCACCATGCTCACCGGGCAACTGGCAAAAATCCTCATGGCTTGCGAACGCAATGGCTGGGTCAAGCCGATCAACATGCAACTGCAACTGAACTGTGCCTACCGCGAAGAAGAGCGCGAGATGATCCCGTTCTGCCGCGACCAGGGCCTGGGCGTCTCGGTGTTCAGCCCGCTGGCCCGTGGCTTGCTCACCGGTGAAGTGCAGTCGACCCGCAACCAGACCGACTTCTTTACCCAGCAGATGTACAGCGACCAGGCGTCGTTCGATATCGCCCACTCGGTGCAACGCGTGGCCCGTGCCCGTGGCGTGTCCAACGCGCAGATCGCCCAGGCGTGGGTAGCCAACCACCCGGGTGTGGACGTGATGCTGGTGGGCGCCGACACCACCGCGCAATTTGATAGCGCGCTTGCAGCCCTCGACACCCAATTGGATGCCGAAGAACTGCACGAGCTGGAACGCAACTACACGCCGTGCGATGTGATCAACGACTACACCGCCGGCAAACGCATCCTGCGCAGCGCCCGTCCGGGCCTGGACCGCTTTAACCTGATAGAGGCCGTGGCATGAACCCGCTGATTCGCACAGGCAATTTCATCGATGGCCAATGGTCCAGCGGTGGGCCGGTTTACCCGGTGCTCAACCCGGCCAATGGCGCGCAGATCGCCGAGGTGCAACGCGCCGGAGCCGAGGAAACCAACCTGGCCATCGCCGCCGCCAACCGTGCGTTGCCGGCCTGGCGCAAGCTCACCGCCAAGGAACGCAGCCAGCGCCTCAAGCGCTGGAGCGACTTGATGCTGAGCAACCAGAAAGACCTGGCCCACCTGCTCAGCCTCGAACAGGGCAAGCCGCTGGCCGAAGCCATGGGCGAAGTGGTCTACGCCGCGAGCTTCCTGGAGTGGTTCGCCGAAGAAGCCAAGCGCGCCTATGGCGACGTGATCCCGAGCCACAAGGCCGATGCGCGGATCATCGTGACCAAGGAAGCGATTGGCGTGGTCGCGGCGATCACCCCGTGGAACTTCCCGCTGGCCATGGTCACCCGCAAGGTCGGCCCGGCGCTGGCGGCGGGGTGCACGATGATTCTCAAACCGTCGGAAGAAACCCCGTTGTCGGCCTTTGCCCTGGCGGTGTTGGCGGAACAGGCCGGGATTCCCGCCGGCGTGTTCAACATCGTGTCCGGCGATGCCGTGGCCATCGGTGGCGCACTGCAAGCCTCCAGCATTGTGCGCAAGCTGTCCTTCACTGGCTCCACCCGCACCGGCAAGCTGCTGATGCGCCAGGCGGCCGACACCCTGAAAAAGGTCTCCTTGGAATTGGGCGGCAACGCGCCGTTTATCGTGTTTGACGATGCCGACCTGGACGCCGCCGTCAAAGGCGCCATGGCTTCCAAATTCCGCAACACCGGTCAGACCTGCGTCTGCGTCAACCGCTTCTTCATCCAGGACGGTGTGTACGATGCGTTCACCCGCAAGCTGGCCGAAGCGGTCTCCGCGATGCGCGTCGGCAGCGCCCTGGAGGGCGAAACCGAACAAGGCCCGCTGATCAACGCCGCGGCCCTGGCCAAGGTCGAAGCTCACGTTGGCGATGCCCTGGAGAAAGGCGCCAAGCTGCTGTGCGGCGGCCGTCGGCATGCGTTGGGTGGGACGTTCTTCGAACCGACCATCCTCACCGAAGCCCACGGCGAGATGCTGATTGCCCAGGAAGAAACCTTCGGCCCGGTGGCGGCCTGCTTCCGCTTTACAGATGAAGCCGAAGTGCTGCAACGGGCGAATGACACGCCGTTTGGCTTGTCGGCCTACTTCTACAGCCGCGACATCGGCCGCGTATGGCGCATGGCCGAAGGTCTGGAAGCGGGTATGGTCGGGATCAACGAAGGGATCATCTCCACCGAAGTTGCGCCGTTTGGCGGGATCAAGGAGTCGGGGCTGGGGCGTGAAGGTTCCAAGTACGGCCTGGAGGATTACCTGGAGATCAAATACCTGTTGATGGGCGGCCTCTGACCCCATTCATCCAAACAACACCGATCCAATGTGGGAGCTGGCTTGCCTGCGATAGCGGTCTGCCAGCCCCCCATGATCCAACTGACCCACCGCCATCGCAGGCAAGCCAGCTCCCACAAAAAAGCCCACACATCACCATCGGCTTGCCCGCTGTTACTCCGTCAAGAACAAAAATATGGAGAACACCATGTCCACCCCATCCATCAAGATCGACGACCTGCCCATCGGTCGCTTCCACCTTAAAATCGCCGGCCTGACCTTCGGCGCCCACTTCACCGACGGCTATATCCTCGGCCTGATCGGCATTGCCTTCACCTTGCTCAGCCCACAGATGCACTTGGACGCCTTCTGGCAAGGCTTGATCGGCGCTTCGGCCCTGATCGGGCTGTTTATGGGCAGCCTGTTTTTTGGCTGGATCTCCGACACCCTCGGCCGGCAGAAAATCTTCCTGGTCAGCTTCGTCCTGATCACCGTGGCCTCGGTGATGCAGTTCTATGCCGAAACCGCCATGGGGCTGCTCCTCTGCCGCGTGTTGATCGGCATCGGCCTGGGCGGCGATTTCAGCGTCGGTCACGCGATGCTCGCCGAGTTCTCGCCGAAGAAGCATCGCGGTGTGCTGCTCGGCTCCTTCAGCGTGGTCTGGACCGTTGGCTACGTGGCCGCGACCTTTGTCGGCACCGCCATGCTCAGCCTGGGCGATGACGCCTGGCGCTGGATGCTGGCCTCGTCGGCGATCCCCGCCGGGCTGATCCTGATCGCCCGCATCGGCACCCCCGAGTCGCCGCGCTGGCTGGTCAACAAAGGCCGGATTGCCGAAGCTCGGGCTATCGTCAAAAAACACCTCGGCGAACACGTGGTACTCGATGAAGAACCGTCGACGCAAACCCGCTCCGGCTACGGCGT from Pseudomonas yamanorum harbors:
- the mdeB gene encoding alpha-ketoglutarate dehydrogenase — protein: MNGFASAVSQTAMDQEELAEWRDALASLVANAGPERAREILDMLAEAGGAPHIAWKPRHGTPYINSIAVEQQPPFSGDLATEERLASVVRWNALAMVVRANQAYGELGGHIASYASAADLFEVGFNHFFRARNDSFGGDLVFYQPHSAPGIYARAFLEGRLSEADLAHYRQEIGAGKAGARGLSSYPHPWLMPDFWQFPTGSMGIGPISSIFQARFMRYLQHRGLQDTTDRHVWGVFGDGEMDEPESMSALTLAAREGLDNLTWVVNCNLQRLDGPVRGNGRIIDELEALFAGAGWNVIKLVWGSDWDALLAKDTDGSLVRTLSQTVDGQLQTFAAKDGAYNREHFFGQSEALSKLVEGMSDEQIDRLKRGGHDMVKIHAAYHAARRVTGKPTVILAQTKKGFGMGEAGQGKMTTHQQKKLDRDALIAFRNRFQLPLSDEQTESLSFYKPAEDSLEMRYLHQRRATLGGYVPSRSQQAPAVNVPPVSGYAAFATQANGKEMSTTMAFVRMLTNLLKDKALGPRIVPIVADEARTFGMANLFKQIGIYSSVGQRYEPEDIGSILSYREATDGQILEEGISEASAISSWVAAATSYSVHGLRMLPFYIYYSMFGFQRVGDLIWAAADQRARGFLLGATAGRTTLGGEGLQHQDGSSHLTAATVPNCRAYDPAFAGEFAVILDHGMRQMLEHDVDEFYYVTLMNENYPQPSLPEGVEAAIIKGMYRLSGQPDGKVRLLGSGTLVREAQAAAQLLADDWQIEAEVFSVTSFSELARDAREVERWNRLHPQQPVRHSHLAACLPKGAPVVAVSDYVRAVPQMIGSYVDSAYTVLGTDGFGRSDTRAALRDFFEVDRHHIVLAALTALVEQGSLERGVCQQAIERYALQTDREPSWAS
- a CDS encoding DUF1289 domain-containing protein, which codes for MPNQTIKTPCVGLCSTVYGDLVCRGCKRYHHEVIQWNGYNAEEKQAVWLRLEHLLVQVMTSKLQVLDPQRLRQQLEDRKIRFVPHQSPYCWAYQLIARGARVISKLDAYGLALLPEFRERSLADLRDAIDREFFLLSEAHYERYIAPGFLRESFGAPLIATL
- a CDS encoding putative quinol monooxygenase, with protein sequence MNTPLVSIAVLKAKPGKQQALKDGLLSLVEPTRTEPGNLDYVLFELRDEPGTFYMREAFKDQAALDAHFATPYFQRFAATADDLLSEPLKLIFLEQVSH
- a CDS encoding ribonucleotide-diphosphate reductase subunit beta, which encodes MLSWDEADQPDTGDVVIRGANAGHATEANMDRLDGAGAAAALEARNVTASDSAAIIRAKAALDKLDVAEGLAELEGSAARVAVDEKRMINCRADLNQLVPFKYDWAWQKYLDGCANHWMPQEVNMTADIALWKNPEGLTDDERRIVMRNLGFFSTADSLVANNLVLAVYRLITNPECRQYILRQAFEEAIHTHAYQYCIESLAMDEGEIFNMYHEIPSVAKKAAWGLKYTRSISDPKFETGTVETDKELLRNLVAYYCVLEGIFFYCGFTQILSMGRRNKMTGVAEQFQYILRDESMHLNFGIDVINQIKIENPHLWDAEMKEEATQMILQGTQLEIEYARDTMPRGVLGMNAAMMEDYLKFIANRRLSQIGLKEEYPGTTNPFPWMSEIMDLKKEKNFFETRVIEYQTGGALSWD
- a CDS encoding GNAT family N-acetyltransferase; this encodes MNNLLIRAARLEDAEGIFQVHKNSVENLCNADYGPDQINMWLDGRSPETYREAIIAGNFWLACTDTLQGFVEIDGHEVSKLFVRGEAAGQGVGARLLREALQHIEAAGHPKAYLEATLTAEKFYAAFGFRKIGEGTFSRGNSPVSIEIIKMERAFQGA
- the fae gene encoding formaldehyde-activating enzyme encodes the protein MKALDLYIGEGFEGPGVNAAHINILIGPRNGPAGQAFATSLASPSQGHCPFMVIAQPNMPVKPMTLYVNKAAIGSDLHGNATWGASQAGIAKAVLEALLDGTLPPEAEDEWAIVTANWVNSACDDLDAVYLNNYNACRTAIRAALTGLPHTAQLADVVNHISNPFYAPKA
- a CDS encoding aldo/keto reductase — its product is MQYIRLGNSGLQVSRLCLGTMNMGTPDWKPWIFDEKQSEPIVAHALDNGVNFIDLADFYSAGVGEEVVGRILKRVARREDIVVTTKVGYGTRSGINASGHSRKHIMDSIDASLSRLGMDYVDVFMLHYFDVNTPVEETMGALNDIVRSGKARYIGVSTMLTGQLAKILMACERNGWVKPINMQLQLNCAYREEEREMIPFCRDQGLGVSVFSPLARGLLTGEVQSTRNQTDFFTQQMYSDQASFDIAHSVQRVARARGVSNAQIAQAWVANHPGVDVMLVGADTTAQFDSALAALDTQLDAEELHELERNYTPCDVINDYTAGKRILRSARPGLDRFNLIEAVA
- a CDS encoding NAD-dependent succinate-semialdehyde dehydrogenase, which translates into the protein MNPLIRTGNFIDGQWSSGGPVYPVLNPANGAQIAEVQRAGAEETNLAIAAANRALPAWRKLTAKERSQRLKRWSDLMLSNQKDLAHLLSLEQGKPLAEAMGEVVYAASFLEWFAEEAKRAYGDVIPSHKADARIIVTKEAIGVVAAITPWNFPLAMVTRKVGPALAAGCTMILKPSEETPLSAFALAVLAEQAGIPAGVFNIVSGDAVAIGGALQASSIVRKLSFTGSTRTGKLLMRQAADTLKKVSLELGGNAPFIVFDDADLDAAVKGAMASKFRNTGQTCVCVNRFFIQDGVYDAFTRKLAEAVSAMRVGSALEGETEQGPLINAAALAKVEAHVGDALEKGAKLLCGGRRHALGGTFFEPTILTEAHGEMLIAQEETFGPVAACFRFTDEAEVLQRANDTPFGLSAYFYSRDIGRVWRMAEGLEAGMVGINEGIISTEVAPFGGIKESGLGREGSKYGLEDYLEIKYLLMGGL
- a CDS encoding MFS transporter — protein: MSTPSIKIDDLPIGRFHLKIAGLTFGAHFTDGYILGLIGIAFTLLSPQMHLDAFWQGLIGASALIGLFMGSLFFGWISDTLGRQKIFLVSFVLITVASVMQFYAETAMGLLLCRVLIGIGLGGDFSVGHAMLAEFSPKKHRGVLLGSFSVVWTVGYVAATFVGTAMLSLGDDAWRWMLASSAIPAGLILIARIGTPESPRWLVNKGRIAEARAIVKKHLGEHVVLDEEPSTQTRSGYGVLFSREYRKRTAFNCLFFVCIVMPYFAIYTFLPSILQKMGLAEGFGTELLLNLLLIIGALIGIWCTVKFSRRGFLINSFIILAAALFLLAVLPGSMAWLMVLTFGVFTLVLSAVSNLVGVFPAESFPTEVRASGIGLATAVSRLGSAVSTFLLPVSVAGIGLSPTMGILAAILVLGAIISWAWAPETKALTLSQACKAEAPVSGIAHPVQPLRKQAHLG